The following proteins are co-located in the Polystyrenella longa genome:
- a CDS encoding integrase core domain-containing protein — protein MQPWHLLVFALVSWVNREQQLAIEYLKTENSILRDKLGKKRILLNDNERRRLAVKGKQLGRKLLSELGAIFTPDTILRWHRELIARKWNYTSNKPRIGRPHIRRKIVEHILRFAKENPTWGADRIQGDLSNVGFHMTDATVRNVLKSNGIEPAPDRPASMSWETFLKAHWEAIFAVDFITVEVWKKTGLTTFYVMVVMELKSRKVEIAGITTNPNKQWVTQVARNLTGDDGFLEHASHLILDCDTSFQPLRSFLKEQTQIEPVLLPPKSPNMNAYLERFMRSLKSECLKKMIFFGQHSLERALREYVAHYHSERNHQGLENQLIDPGEEIGCVAGKIECRERLGGLLKYYYRDAA, from the coding sequence ATGCAGCCCTGGCACCTGCTGGTTTTCGCTCTGGTAAGTTGGGTGAATCGCGAACAGCAATTGGCGATTGAATACCTCAAGACCGAAAATAGTATCCTCCGCGATAAACTCGGTAAGAAACGGATCCTACTGAACGATAACGAGCGTCGCCGCTTGGCGGTCAAAGGAAAACAGCTTGGTCGGAAGTTGCTGAGTGAACTCGGCGCGATCTTCACTCCCGATACCATTCTCCGCTGGCACCGGGAGTTGATCGCCCGTAAATGGAACTACACTTCAAATAAACCTCGTATCGGTCGACCTCATATTCGGCGGAAGATCGTCGAACATATTTTAAGGTTTGCGAAAGAGAATCCCACGTGGGGAGCTGATCGAATTCAGGGTGATTTGTCCAACGTTGGATTTCACATGACCGACGCGACTGTCAGGAATGTGCTCAAGTCGAACGGTATTGAGCCTGCCCCCGACCGTCCCGCTTCAATGTCCTGGGAGACGTTTCTCAAAGCTCACTGGGAAGCGATCTTCGCCGTTGATTTCATCACGGTAGAAGTCTGGAAGAAAACGGGTTTGACGACGTTCTACGTCATGGTGGTGATGGAGCTGAAGTCTCGTAAAGTCGAGATCGCAGGCATCACTACCAACCCGAATAAACAATGGGTGACACAAGTTGCACGCAATCTGACCGGCGACGATGGTTTTCTGGAGCATGCTTCGCATCTGATCTTGGATTGCGACACGTCGTTTCAACCACTGCGTTCGTTTCTGAAGGAACAGACTCAGATTGAACCGGTGCTGCTTCCGCCGAAAAGTCCCAACATGAATGCGTATCTCGAACGCTTTATGAGAAGTTTGAAATCGGAGTGCCTGAAAAAGATGATCTTCTTCGGCCAGCATTCTCTCGAAAGAGCATTGCGGGAATACGTTGCTCACTACCATTCTGAACGAAACCATCAGGGACTGGAAAACCAGTTGATTGATCCTGGTGAAGAAATTGGATGCGTCGCCGGCAAGATCGAATGCAGAGAACGTCTCGGTGGGCTGCTCAAGTATTACTATCGCGACGCAGCTTGA
- a CDS encoding IS3 family transposase (programmed frameshift), producing the protein MPAKRHSSEQIITMLREAEVHLSQGMTIPLMCKKLGIHQQTYYKWRREYGGLRMDQAKRLKELEKENSRLKKLLAESELDKAILKEAAFGKLLSPAKRSKAVNFVRDALGQDRVSERRACRVLGQSRTTQRRKRAVPTDEPRLIREMVELATQYGRYGYRRVTELLRRKGWKVNHKRIERLWRQEGLKVPPKQPKRRRLWFNDGSCVRLRSGYQNHVWSYDFVHCRTHDGRAFRMLNLLDEYTRECLSIDVERRLNSEHVLERLSDLFVRRGVPDHIRSDNGPEFTAERVREWLQKVEVKTLFIEPGSPWENGYIESFNGKLRDELLDGEIFDTLLEAKVLIERWRKEYNSIRPHSSLGYRAPVPETKQLYPPASLRSRRRIELSPDTVEH; encoded by the exons ATGCCCGCAAAACGACATTCATCCGAACAGATCATCACCATGCTCCGGGAAGCGGAGGTCCATCTCTCTCAGGGGATGACTATCCCGCTGATGTGCAAAAAGCTCGGCATTCACCAGCAGACCTATTACAAATGGCGTCGGGAATACGGCGGACTGCGAATGGATCAAGCGAAGCGTTTGAAAGAACTGGAGAAAGAGAATTCACGCCTCAAGAAACTATTGGCTGAATCCGAGCTCGACAAAGCGATCTTGAAGGAAGCTGCCT TCGGGAAACTTCTGAGCCCTGCGAAACGGAGCAAGGCGGTGAACTTCGTACGGGATGCTTTAGGACAGGACCGGGTGTCAGAACGCCGGGCCTGTCGCGTACTGGGACAGTCTCGCACGACTCAACGGAGAAAGCGGGCTGTTCCTACTGACGAACCGAGACTGATTCGGGAGATGGTGGAACTGGCAACACAGTATGGCCGCTATGGCTATCGTCGTGTAACAGAACTACTCCGCCGGAAAGGGTGGAAGGTGAATCATAAACGCATCGAACGGCTCTGGAGACAGGAAGGGTTAAAAGTCCCTCCTAAACAGCCTAAACGACGACGCTTGTGGTTTAACGACGGATCCTGTGTCCGGCTTCGTTCAGGATATCAGAACCATGTCTGGAGTTACGATTTTGTCCATTGCCGCACGCACGATGGTCGTGCATTCCGGATGTTGAATCTCCTGGATGAGTACACGCGGGAATGCCTGTCGATTGATGTGGAACGCAGACTCAACAGCGAACACGTACTGGAACGTCTCAGTGACCTGTTTGTCAGACGTGGGGTGCCTGATCATATTCGGAGTGACAACGGACCGGAATTCACCGCCGAACGAGTTCGTGAGTGGCTTCAGAAGGTGGAAGTAAAGACCTTGTTCATCGAGCCCGGGAGCCCTTGGGAGAACGGTTACATTGAATCGTTCAACGGCAAGCTTCGAGACGAATTGCTTGATGGCGAGATCTTCGATACGTTATTGGAAGCGAAAGTGTTGATCGAGCGTTGGCGAAAAGAATACAACTCGATCCGACCACACAGTTCCCTGGGCTATCGAGCTCCGGTACCGGAAACAAAACAGCTCTATCCGCCTGCATCGCTACGCTCACGCAGGCGGATAGAGCTGTCCCCTGATACAGTCGAACACTAA
- a CDS encoding RHS repeat-associated core domain-containing protein → MYEYDYDVYGNMTQITDPLDRETDFTFNAQNQQLTRTLPVTGDEQSWYDDEDRQYRSEDFEGNVMDRLFTDEGLLDELQYFNSSADPDVDTPDETVSYTYDDQYRKTSMTDDRGTTYYTYDDDGRITRISSPEGILNYEYDDLTGLKTRVTTGDPSDVENDFRYTYDSLNRLKTVEVHERNDSALSTPEVTTYSYDAVGNLVRTDLANGLITTYEYDDLYRLDVLTHYEPDSTPNDLSDNDKLASYDYTVRADGKRTAATETRWDNGTPLVDAFSWTYDDLGRLITEVFDSHDNALDFEANYTYDLVGNRLKKTVDQDLDLDIDETYTYTYNDSDQLLTETKVVGNVDDGTNLETDDTTTTYSYTNTLQTGKEVKATYANTVLTDTSFDYNLQGRLETVTIDTYTSGSISGQEITTFEYDDRGIRVSAHHAVDSDYDSNLEVDETTTYLNDPMNHTGYSQVIEEVTVDNLNSQAETERVIYTLGLDVLQQVKYDSANPTGLNSIMLHDGHGSVRMLTNMLAAVTVVNSIPQIFTYDAYGIAIGFNEATAVTSMLYSGEQFDTRIQQQYLRARYYNADTGGFNRLDPFFGNLRDPQSLHKYLYTHGDPVNGIDPTGMFSLTNFLITTSLISGLASILIPAVGNAYNHSVSTLNNAEQNGIITSVFKGTVTRDQISRAWKGFRDGAMAGYLNLLDTFTFRSIDNLHEARDFYWNHTGLNNSWLGTATNSLAWISTISGYAAAAVWTWNAAGGGTMDLALSRSGKPFFLHVKYGANGQWQHAVATSESGFGALGRMQIYNTWTPSSGLITGIPVLFPQSVIVGGESGFAFSCVTAAARAFFRGWGF, encoded by the coding sequence GTGTATGAGTACGACTACGATGTCTACGGGAACATGACGCAGATCACCGATCCGCTCGATCGGGAAACGGACTTCACCTTCAATGCGCAGAACCAGCAACTGACGCGCACCCTGCCCGTCACGGGGGATGAACAGTCCTGGTACGACGATGAGGATCGCCAGTACCGGAGCGAAGACTTCGAAGGAAACGTGATGGACCGGCTCTTCACGGACGAAGGTCTGCTCGATGAACTGCAATACTTCAACTCGTCCGCCGATCCCGATGTCGATACACCGGATGAAACGGTCAGTTACACCTACGACGATCAGTACCGTAAAACGAGTATGACCGATGACCGGGGCACAACGTATTACACGTACGACGATGATGGCCGCATCACCAGGATCAGTTCGCCCGAAGGGATCCTTAATTACGAGTACGACGACCTGACGGGCCTGAAGACTCGCGTGACGACTGGTGACCCGAGCGACGTCGAAAACGATTTCCGGTACACGTACGATTCGCTCAATCGCCTGAAAACCGTCGAGGTGCATGAACGCAACGATTCCGCGCTCTCAACACCGGAGGTGACGACGTATTCTTATGATGCCGTCGGGAACCTCGTCCGAACTGATCTCGCGAACGGCTTGATTACCACTTATGAATATGATGACCTGTACCGGCTGGATGTGTTAACACATTACGAACCGGACAGCACGCCCAACGATCTCTCCGATAACGATAAACTGGCTAGTTACGATTACACGGTTCGGGCGGATGGCAAACGAACGGCTGCCACCGAGACCCGCTGGGACAACGGGACGCCATTGGTGGATGCGTTCAGTTGGACTTACGATGATTTGGGCCGGTTAATAACCGAAGTCTTTGACAGCCATGATAACGCTTTGGACTTCGAAGCCAATTACACCTACGACCTCGTCGGAAACCGGCTGAAGAAGACGGTCGATCAGGATCTCGATTTGGATATCGATGAGACGTACACCTATACCTACAACGATTCCGATCAACTGCTGACCGAAACCAAGGTCGTGGGTAATGTTGACGATGGTACCAACCTCGAAACGGACGACACGACCACCACGTACAGTTACACCAACACGCTGCAAACGGGCAAGGAAGTCAAAGCGACTTATGCCAACACGGTATTGACCGACACGTCGTTCGATTACAACCTGCAAGGCCGGTTGGAAACAGTCACGATTGACACCTACACCAGTGGTTCGATCAGTGGGCAGGAAATCACTACGTTCGAGTACGATGACCGGGGCATTCGTGTTTCGGCCCATCATGCAGTGGACTCGGATTACGACAGTAACCTGGAAGTTGACGAAACGACGACGTATCTCAATGATCCGATGAACCACACAGGTTATTCACAGGTCATTGAAGAAGTCACCGTGGACAACCTGAACAGCCAGGCCGAAACGGAACGGGTGATCTACACGCTCGGCCTCGATGTTCTGCAACAGGTCAAATACGATAGCGCAAACCCGACCGGCCTGAACAGCATCATGCTCCACGATGGTCACGGTTCCGTTCGTATGTTGACCAACATGTTGGCGGCGGTGACGGTCGTGAACAGCATTCCACAAATCTTTACCTATGATGCTTATGGAATCGCGATTGGATTCAACGAAGCCACTGCTGTTACGAGCATGCTCTACAGCGGCGAACAATTTGACACCCGCATCCAGCAGCAATACCTGCGAGCCAGGTATTACAATGCGGATACGGGTGGCTTCAATAGGCTGGACCCGTTCTTTGGAAACCTGAGAGATCCGCAGAGTTTGCACAAGTATTTGTATACGCACGGCGATCCGGTGAACGGGATTGATCCGACGGGGATGTTTTCATTGACAAACTTTCTTATAACAACATCACTTATTTCAGGGCTTGCGTCTATTCTTATCCCAGCAGTTGGAAATGCATATAATCATTCAGTAAGCACATTGAATAACGCTGAACAGAATGGCATTATTACCTCTGTGTTTAAAGGCACTGTTACACGTGACCAGATTTCCAGAGCTTGGAAAGGTTTTCGAGACGGAGCAATGGCTGGTTATCTAAATCTCTTGGACACATTCACTTTTCGTTCCATTGATAACCTGCATGAAGCACGTGACTTTTATTGGAATCATACAGGGTTGAATAATTCCTGGTTGGGTACCGCTACAAATTCTCTAGCATGGATCTCGACAATTTCTGGGTATGCCGCCGCGGCCGTTTGGACATGGAATGCAGCCGGTGGTGGTACAATGGACCTTGCCCTAAGCCGATCTGGAAAACCCTTCTTCCTCCATGTAAAATACGGCGCAAATGGCCAATGGCAGCATGCAGTGGCTACATCAGAAAGTGGTTTTGGTGCTCTCGGACGCATGCAAATCTATAATACATGGACTCCAAGCAGTGGCTTGATTACAGGAATTCCAGTGTTGTTTCCTCAAAGTGTTATCGTTGGTGGAGAATCGGGTTTCGCATTCAGTTGCGTAACTGCTGCTGCTAGAGCTTTTTTCAGGGGATGGGGTTTTTAA
- a CDS encoding sigma-70 family RNA polymerase sigma factor gives MDETTRQAARQWTLAQPAVSAFVTSVVRDFGDRDDVLQDVAVAVIESFDSYDPDYPFVPWAIGVARNQVGMYLRSRRRDLLVFDDDTVTCLAIAIQDVEYEKSTQFDFLYDCLGTLESRSHRLLELRYQQDMKPAAIALRVEMSANSVAKALQRIRDRLRECLERKNVEATQ, from the coding sequence ATGGACGAAACGACCCGGCAAGCAGCTCGACAATGGACACTGGCTCAGCCAGCAGTTTCGGCATTCGTTACGTCTGTGGTTCGAGATTTTGGTGATCGCGATGATGTGCTACAGGATGTCGCCGTGGCTGTGATTGAGTCATTCGACTCTTACGATCCTGACTATCCGTTTGTCCCCTGGGCGATCGGAGTGGCTCGTAATCAAGTAGGGATGTATTTGCGAAGCCGGCGTCGCGATCTGTTGGTATTTGACGACGATACGGTCACTTGTCTCGCAATTGCAATTCAGGACGTTGAGTATGAGAAATCAACGCAATTTGACTTCTTATATGACTGCCTTGGTACTTTGGAGAGCCGATCGCATCGATTGCTCGAGTTGCGATATCAGCAAGATATGAAACCTGCCGCGATTGCTTTACGCGTCGAGATGTCCGCTAACTCTGTCGCCAAGGCGTTGCAACGAATTCGCGACCGATTGAGAGAATGTCTTGAGCGAAAAAATGTGGAGGCTACTCAATGA
- a CDS encoding recombinase family protein: MKDFSNDSESNKSSKPNSSGPYLSKSERRKIEQGLPSEETRLAMARTYLDLQTQYWPELVEAGVLPQLTEANVKQLADEFKSAFITDSQPFPKPLSGKANCVYLRYSDENSNKRSLAQQLKNVLSRANSDRKFVSWNHICADAAISGTTPFRRDYRKLLNWITNNSDQIDRAYVDDLSRLNRNLAESVSLNQLAMDNDVSLIGVTDATDTSDPNLMMMSVFNSLQNEQFINSLRQKVERGMNDSFEQGGNLHPPSFGYKLVMLRDADGEPKLSRQGKPIKEKVINEDEAEWVRKIFDWFVCQNWSRQKIAKKLNTKEVGGKKTWDSRKVLQLLERSVYRGIECYRTSTQKKDRRSGKVKVIPKPESEWLKRDVPHLRITSDDLWNRAQIKLQITRSLYTKNRKPRGSRTTLSPTLLVRPVCGYCSARLLLAHSSKYQSLSCMNGREKKHDCQLSTHKSVRILNKAILSKLHQEIFTEEFLQAFFEQANRELEQLLNEPAEDLTPLKKRLEKLLKQEAKLTTLLTEEDDLNAILEALRTVQAEKGEIERRLSDAEKHSSTPPSPIDPQFAIECLRDIETLLKEDVSHAAPILETLTGPIRITQGEIVSGKRSAVWHAEFTINTTQFMVELSRARNYPTAGTWEFLNTRSWTISKAISTEVDLVSVHEKRALEFRRLHDKGMSVSSIAQKVRWNEEYVSELIRACQEDRKPDLITPFYRTDAASRPPKKSVLIKDDVLRLRGNKGMAFRKIASWLNANKSIKVSAQTVKRTWDAYARSEPEG, encoded by the coding sequence ATGAAAGACTTTTCTAACGATTCTGAGTCCAATAAATCAAGTAAGCCCAACAGTTCGGGGCCGTATCTGTCCAAGAGCGAAAGGAGAAAAATCGAACAAGGGTTACCCTCTGAAGAGACGCGGCTGGCTATGGCCAGAACCTATCTTGATTTGCAGACACAATACTGGCCCGAGTTGGTTGAAGCGGGCGTATTACCTCAACTGACCGAAGCAAATGTAAAACAACTCGCCGACGAGTTTAAATCCGCATTCATTACGGATTCACAACCATTTCCGAAACCACTGTCCGGAAAGGCGAACTGTGTGTACTTGCGGTATTCCGACGAAAATTCCAATAAACGGTCACTCGCTCAGCAGCTTAAGAATGTCCTCAGTAGAGCGAACAGTGACCGAAAATTCGTGTCTTGGAATCATATCTGTGCCGACGCCGCGATAAGTGGGACGACTCCTTTTCGTCGAGATTATCGTAAACTGCTGAATTGGATCACTAATAATTCTGATCAGATCGATCGGGCATACGTGGATGACCTGAGCCGGCTCAATCGAAATCTGGCAGAAAGCGTCAGCCTTAATCAACTCGCTATGGATAATGACGTATCGCTAATAGGTGTCACAGACGCGACGGACACTTCAGATCCGAATCTCATGATGATGAGCGTTTTTAACTCTTTACAGAACGAACAGTTCATCAACAGCCTTCGGCAGAAGGTAGAACGAGGTATGAACGACAGTTTTGAACAGGGAGGAAACCTGCACCCGCCGTCATTCGGGTACAAGCTTGTCATGCTCAGGGATGCCGATGGCGAGCCTAAATTATCGCGTCAGGGAAAACCGATTAAGGAAAAGGTAATCAACGAAGATGAAGCTGAATGGGTTAGAAAAATCTTCGACTGGTTCGTTTGCCAAAACTGGTCCCGCCAGAAAATTGCCAAGAAATTGAATACCAAAGAGGTTGGCGGCAAAAAGACCTGGGATTCTCGGAAGGTCCTGCAATTGCTCGAACGATCGGTTTATCGAGGTATTGAGTGTTATCGAACGTCTACTCAGAAGAAGGATCGCAGATCGGGTAAAGTGAAGGTTATTCCTAAACCTGAATCTGAGTGGTTGAAAAGAGACGTCCCTCACCTGAGAATCACCTCTGACGATCTCTGGAACCGTGCTCAGATCAAGTTGCAGATAACCAGATCGTTATACACTAAGAATCGGAAACCACGAGGGAGTCGTACAACCTTATCACCCACTCTGCTTGTCCGCCCAGTTTGTGGATACTGTAGTGCACGATTGCTATTGGCCCATTCCTCCAAATATCAGTCGCTGAGCTGCATGAATGGTCGCGAAAAGAAACATGACTGCCAACTGTCGACGCATAAATCAGTTCGAATTCTCAACAAAGCAATTCTGTCGAAGCTGCATCAAGAAATCTTCACCGAAGAATTCCTGCAAGCATTCTTTGAACAGGCAAATCGAGAGCTCGAGCAGTTATTAAACGAACCTGCGGAAGATCTTACTCCTCTGAAGAAAAGGCTGGAGAAGCTGCTGAAGCAGGAAGCGAAACTCACGACACTATTAACCGAGGAAGACGATTTGAATGCAATTCTGGAAGCTCTCAGAACCGTTCAGGCGGAGAAAGGTGAGATCGAGAGGAGATTGAGTGACGCAGAAAAACATTCCTCTACACCTCCCAGCCCAATCGATCCACAATTCGCGATCGAATGCCTCAGAGATATCGAGACCCTTTTAAAAGAGGACGTGTCGCATGCTGCTCCAATCCTGGAGACTCTCACTGGTCCGATCCGGATCACCCAGGGAGAAATCGTCTCAGGGAAACGGAGTGCTGTATGGCATGCTGAGTTCACGATCAACACCACTCAATTCATGGTCGAACTGAGCCGCGCCAGGAATTATCCAACGGCCGGTACTTGGGAGTTCCTGAATACTCGTAGTTGGACAATCTCCAAGGCTATCTCTACGGAGGTCGATCTCGTTTCTGTTCACGAAAAAAGAGCTCTGGAATTCCGAAGACTCCACGACAAAGGAATGAGTGTTTCGAGCATTGCTCAGAAGGTGCGATGGAACGAAGAGTATGTTTCGGAGCTAATCCGGGCGTGTCAGGAAGACAGAAAGCCTGATCTCATTACACCTTTTTATCGAACTGACGCAGCTTCCAGACCACCAAAGAAGTCCGTGTTGATTAAAGATGACGTCCTGAGGCTTCGAGGGAACAAAGGTATGGCGTTCCGAAAGATCGCTTCCTGGCTGAATGCGAACAAGTCGATCAAAGTGAGCGCTCAGACAGTGAAACGGACTTGGGATGCTTACGCTCGATCTGAGCCCGAAGGCTGA
- a CDS encoding phospholipase effector Tle1 domain-containing protein, translated as MYIRIWTRLKGAGHYDAKGRLTDTTSTRNDNGYLLDITASYVYDSSDERIRSDKTVSVDGGTPVTTSVSYLIGHFNPTGHSQVLEERDVTTMDPIRTFSYGLNVLAQHDTGAGTVSEFFLSDVRGSTRLLVEESLNIAETYSYDAYGSPIGFTQTANTTDATQTDRLFTGEYFDTSLDMEYLRARYYDTNVGRFFALDPYQGDKLTPSTLHRYSYAKNDPIHYGDPSGKIFVAFDGTGNHDGPTNSDGSTNYMTNVWKIWKDYSLSGDAVANRYFRGVGNPLDDDAWGPDELLGGGLGHGYRRIIDRGLDFVEDALSPWGAQQNIIAIGFSRGAMQTLDFAHELLKNRGIINPIKFMGLFDVVGSLDPGNPVNPGVDLSLAANVQTAYHAMAFDENRNFFPATNVASSRIYQRLFRGVHSDIGGGWDDTSLTQQDFTRKWMREMLRKSGIILANNYPGSEDGRAIINQNLPKWAKSYRGGFGPTNYNRPTIQQGLSWTLPLYTFLDWIDNKQMAELRTGVSDPTIALGRPVFNIPMHPSRVKLIIGPVSQNEFGPATSLLARVKQYQALLTYEQFMSNS; from the coding sequence TTGTATATCAGGATCTGGACTCGGTTAAAGGGGGCAGGTCACTATGATGCTAAAGGGCGTTTAACAGACACTACTTCTACGCGGAACGATAATGGTTATTTGCTGGATATTACAGCTTCCTATGTTTACGATTCCAGTGATGAACGGATTCGAAGTGACAAGACTGTTAGTGTTGATGGAGGAACGCCTGTCACGACATCTGTCTCTTATCTGATAGGTCATTTTAACCCCACAGGCCATTCCCAGGTGCTGGAAGAACGGGATGTCACTACGATGGATCCCATTCGGACTTTTAGCTACGGATTAAATGTATTGGCTCAACACGATACTGGTGCGGGAACAGTGTCAGAGTTCTTTTTGTCCGACGTACGCGGATCGACGCGTCTGCTGGTCGAAGAGTCATTGAACATAGCGGAAACGTACTCTTATGACGCGTATGGGAGCCCGATTGGCTTCACGCAAACGGCTAATACAACGGATGCAACTCAAACAGACCGATTGTTCACAGGTGAGTATTTCGACACCTCATTGGATATGGAGTATTTACGTGCAAGATACTACGACACTAATGTAGGAAGATTTTTCGCACTTGATCCATACCAAGGCGACAAACTTACTCCAAGTACGCTTCATCGATATTCGTATGCAAAGAACGACCCAATTCATTATGGAGATCCGAGCGGGAAAATATTTGTGGCTTTTGATGGAACAGGAAATCATGATGGTCCAACAAACTCAGATGGCTCAACAAATTACATGACAAACGTGTGGAAAATATGGAAGGATTATAGTCTATCAGGTGATGCTGTTGCCAATCGATATTTCCGTGGAGTTGGCAATCCTTTAGATGATGATGCATGGGGACCCGATGAGCTTCTTGGGGGAGGATTGGGGCATGGGTATCGCAGAATTATCGATCGTGGTTTAGATTTTGTGGAAGATGCGCTTTCGCCCTGGGGAGCACAACAAAATATTATTGCGATTGGCTTCAGTAGGGGAGCAATGCAAACATTAGATTTTGCGCACGAACTTTTGAAGAACAGGGGAATTATAAATCCGATTAAATTCATGGGACTATTTGATGTCGTTGGCTCATTAGATCCAGGCAACCCAGTCAATCCCGGGGTAGATTTATCTCTGGCTGCAAATGTTCAAACTGCCTACCACGCAATGGCATTTGATGAAAATAGAAATTTCTTTCCAGCGACAAATGTGGCTTCATCACGTATATACCAACGACTGTTCCGTGGTGTTCACTCGGACATAGGTGGAGGTTGGGATGACACCTCTTTAACACAACAAGATTTCACGCGAAAATGGATGAGAGAAATGCTGCGGAAAAGCGGGATAATTTTAGCAAACAATTATCCTGGATCTGAAGATGGCAGGGCTATTATCAACCAAAACCTCCCTAAGTGGGCGAAATCGTATCGAGGTGGATTTGGCCCGACAAATTATAATAGACCTACCATTCAGCAAGGACTATCTTGGACATTGCCGCTATATACGTTCCTGGATTGGATTGACAATAAACAGATGGCCGAGCTCCGAACAGGCGTCAGCGATCCGACAATCGCCTTAGGACGACCAGTGTTTAACATCCCGATGCACCCGAGTAGAGTGAAGCTTATAATTGGGCCGGTTTCCCAGAATGAATTTGGACCTGCAACCAGTCTTTTAGCAAGGGTTAAGCAGTATCAAGCTTTATTAACATATGAGCAATTCATGAGTAATTCGTGA